In Rhizobiales bacterium NRL2, a genomic segment contains:
- a CDS encoding ABC transporter permease produces the protein MVRFLLFRLGTLFLTLLAVSFVVFWVMNALPGDPAMVILGLDATEDARLALRRELGLDAPFLTRYLDWLGGVVTGDFGDSYSFGVPVAELIVERLPVSAPLALIATAVTIVLALSLGVYAASRHGRAGDIGVMALSQLGIAIPAFWLAIILIIVFAVNLRWLPAGGFPGWERPGAALAALILPAVALALVQSAILARVTRSGVLEVMRLDYATTARAKGLSRGRVMRAHVLPNALVPIITIIGLQFANLVTGTIVIENVYHLPGLGRLIFQAITNRDLFVVQGLVLFFAAVVVIVNFAVDILYVVIDPRLRERRARSGP, from the coding sequence ATGGTCCGCTTCCTGCTGTTCCGCCTGGGGACCCTGTTCCTGACGCTGCTGGCGGTATCGTTCGTCGTCTTCTGGGTGATGAACGCCCTGCCCGGCGATCCGGCCATGGTCATCCTGGGCCTGGACGCGACTGAGGACGCCCGGCTGGCGCTGCGCCGGGAACTCGGTCTCGACGCGCCCTTCCTGACCCGCTACCTGGACTGGCTGGGCGGCGTGGTCACAGGCGACTTCGGCGACAGTTACAGCTTCGGCGTACCGGTGGCCGAGCTGATCGTCGAACGCCTGCCGGTCAGCGCGCCGCTGGCGCTGATCGCCACCGCGGTGACGATAGTCCTGGCGCTGTCGCTCGGCGTCTACGCCGCGTCCCGCCACGGCCGCGCCGGCGATATCGGCGTCATGGCGCTCAGCCAGCTCGGCATCGCCATCCCGGCCTTCTGGCTGGCCATCATCCTGATCATCGTCTTCGCGGTGAACCTGCGCTGGCTGCCGGCCGGCGGCTTTCCCGGCTGGGAAAGACCCGGCGCGGCGCTCGCCGCGCTCATCCTGCCGGCAGTCGCGCTGGCGCTTGTGCAGTCGGCCATCCTCGCCCGGGTGACGCGCTCCGGCGTGCTGGAGGTGATGCGGCTGGACTACGCCACGACCGCCCGCGCCAAGGGGCTGAGCCGCGGCCGCGTCATGCGCGCCCACGTCCTGCCCAACGCCCTGGTGCCGATCATCACCATCATCGGCCTGCAGTTCGCCAACCTGGTCACCGGCACGATCGTGATCGAGAACGTCTACCATCTGCCCGGCCTGGGCCGGCTGATCTTTCAGGCCATCACCAACCGCGACCTGTTCGTGGTCCAGGGCCTGGTCCTGTTCTTCGCCGCCGTGGTGGTGATCGTGAACTTCGCCGTCGACATCCTCTATGTCGTCATCGATCCGCGCCTGCGCGAGCGGCGCGCCAGGAGCGGGCCGTGA
- a CDS encoding ABC transporter substrate-binding protein — translation MTRFPYRSAGLVLGLAAALAAPAALAKNTIIIGMQQEPTVLDPTVDATAAIDGIFAHNVYESLTSVTESGEVVPALAEAWTISPDGRVYTFDLADGVTFHDGTAFDAADVKFTFDRAMAEDSVNPTKGIFKPIRSVEAVDPGTVRITLSEPDAFFLFNIAQGDAAIVAPESAAANKTDPVGTGPYRFEDWTRGSALSLVKYPAHRDAAEVAIERVTFRFIADAAAAVAALMADELDAFPSMPAPEVLEQFKADPRFDVVVGTTEAEVILALNNSRPPFDDIRVRRAVNHALDRGSVIKGAYYGYGEAIGSFFPPHHRSHVDLTGRYPHDVEKAKALLAETGAGDLQVTLRTPHFPYARRSAEIIQNQLAKAGIAVAIEQVEWGFWIGEVYKKKNYDMTIIAHPSPNDMGNFARGPEYFYGYDNPDFNALYERIRTETDPAKLDALLKEGQRFLAEDAVHGFLFQLPKLGVYRKALSGYWASSPVLFAPLKDLRWN, via the coding sequence ATGACCCGCTTTCCATACCGATCGGCCGGCCTCGTCCTGGGCCTGGCCGCGGCGCTCGCCGCGCCGGCCGCACTGGCGAAGAACACCATCATCATCGGCATGCAGCAGGAGCCGACGGTGCTCGACCCGACGGTCGACGCCACGGCCGCCATCGACGGCATCTTCGCTCACAACGTCTATGAATCGCTCACTTCGGTCACCGAGAGCGGCGAGGTCGTTCCCGCGCTGGCGGAAGCGTGGACCATCAGTCCGGACGGCCGCGTCTACACCTTCGATCTCGCCGACGGCGTCACCTTTCACGACGGGACCGCCTTCGACGCCGCCGACGTGAAATTCACCTTCGACCGGGCCATGGCCGAGGACAGCGTCAATCCGACCAAGGGCATCTTCAAGCCGATCCGGAGCGTCGAGGCGGTCGACCCCGGCACGGTCCGCATCACCCTGTCGGAGCCCGACGCCTTCTTCCTGTTCAACATCGCCCAGGGCGACGCCGCGATCGTCGCGCCGGAGTCGGCGGCAGCGAACAAGACCGACCCCGTCGGCACCGGACCCTACCGGTTCGAGGACTGGACCCGGGGCAGCGCGCTGTCCCTGGTGAAGTACCCCGCCCACCGCGACGCGGCGGAGGTGGCGATCGAGCGGGTCACCTTCCGCTTCATCGCCGACGCGGCCGCCGCGGTGGCCGCCCTAATGGCCGACGAACTGGACGCCTTTCCCAGCATGCCGGCGCCGGAGGTGCTGGAGCAGTTCAAGGCCGATCCGCGGTTCGACGTCGTCGTCGGCACCACCGAGGCCGAGGTGATCCTGGCGCTCAACAATTCCCGCCCGCCCTTCGACGACATCCGGGTCCGCCGCGCCGTCAACCATGCGCTGGACCGCGGGTCGGTCATCAAGGGCGCCTATTACGGCTATGGCGAGGCCATCGGCTCCTTCTTCCCGCCGCACCACAGGAGCCATGTCGACCTGACCGGCCGCTATCCCCATGACGTGGAGAAGGCGAAGGCGCTGCTGGCGGAAACCGGCGCCGGAGATCTGCAGGTCACGCTGCGCACGCCGCACTTTCCCTACGCCCGCCGGTCGGCCGAGATCATCCAGAACCAGCTCGCCAAGGCCGGCATCGCGGTCGCCATCGAGCAGGTCGAGTGGGGCTTCTGGATCGGCGAGGTCTACAAGAAGAAGAACTACGACATGACCATCATCGCCCACCCCTCGCCCAACGACATGGGCAATTTCGCGCGCGGGCCGGAATATTTCTACGGCTACGACAATCCGGACTTCAACGCGCTCTATGAGCGGATCCGGACCGAGACCGACCCGGCGAAGCTCGATGCACTGCTGAAGGAAGGCCAGCGCTTCCTGGCCGAGGACGCGGTGCACGGCTTCCTGTTCCAGTTGCCGAAGCTCGGCGTCTACCGCAAGGCGCTTTCCGGCTACTGGGCCTCCTCGCCGGTGCTGTTCGCGCCGCTGAAGGACCTGCGCTGGAACTGA